A single region of the Nomia melanderi isolate GNS246 chromosome 12, iyNomMela1, whole genome shotgun sequence genome encodes:
- the LOC116428396 gene encoding uncharacterized protein LOC116428396 isoform X2: MPAVATSFLTEAASSRRRRREASGSSGVGGGGQLAIEIETIERRVCATRRDLFVPVTVDPRPARAVHCPDLNACLINESRSAQDQVDCQAVHFGYAIPVNVVPVEGSPDLVQLVLDQSTELSSRVASFLLDHHPQLREQRRQSEPLEEEPWPEMAATAKHDLRRKFPTETSSSGDEDIAAIAKQISDHAEAIYQTWKSRGLAPTEILNCHSNATAADKFGTALTPSNAGKTSPTSATSPTAVDILVQSPNLDNGNLEKLVNNFVVEDKARIAASRQRSPSKTLPSSIQFALQKFERNSSQQQQQPQQPQTSPLKNSTVGSQPKAKQPNALLSPTSPFANKPSQIVKPQVSTKTPPGAHHREVFLETIETTFPADLTPTKVAQQKRPASTVITSPTASSLENASNSVNSGLTTWPLKNKLNDTKRIAEPSSGRSQLEMKPLAKEDKRNSGSNSSVYMDEVAREEERLINALKTGSVITEEPVERTVPLARQKPAIKREKPKVEPVKPIIIGHNHHGSGLVPASAAMVNNVVSASPGAAASTVPDAKSLTKDDLSSMSVVDYAKVRYRAAQQNPPTQQRLEEQKTNSVPAFNSTEQLVSTTRSKFETEIRKDKEASKEDKDPVTSRWGPRINTPRPRIEQVPHPELTTQQKQHIRAAAATGTGNNPIRPFLTRGSVAERVLIFEKCPSELLLDKRGPRQPAINTWRTGHEVQNKAQTYAKDKSQQKNLPPHTTLQRHVKANRNVHIPRFYFPGGKPLSLSQVEATVAKITAAFQSLPGHRASRAQFHAITKACDLPLYWKVPLFLAAGGDQTGYVEMNAFLDFWKEMSNTHHDAASKFIRITTRGLRNNILPEDLIPLVQDVVETHPGLTFLKEATEFHSRYVHTVIARIFYCVNRSWSGRISVAELRRSNLLSVIAVLEHEEDINQVTAYFSYEHFYVIYCKFWELDRDHDLFIDKKDLTKHNDHALSKRMIARIFSGAVTRGGVKSGNGVQQPQDKMSYTEFVWFLLSEEDKNHPTAIEYWFRCMDLDGDGYLSMYELEYFYEEQLHRMEAIGLETLPFEDCLCQMLDMIKPATPGKISLSDLKRCKMTSIFFDTFFNLEKYLDHEQRDPFASAREHDPDGHELSDWDRFAAEEYEMLVAEESGNEQNEQMLCDDEM, from the exons ATGCCAGCAGTGGCGACTTCGTTCTTAACGGAAGCAGCATCGTCGAGGAGGCGTCGGCGTGAGGCGTCGGGCTCGAGCGGTGTCGGTGGCGGCGGACAGCTGGCGATAGAGATCGAGACGATCGAGCGCCGGGTCTGCGCGACCCGACGCGACCTCTTCGTCCCGGTGACCGTCGACCCTCGGCCGGCGCGCGCCGTCCACTGTCCGGACCTGAACGCCTGCCTGATCAACGAGAGCCGCTCGGCGCAAGATCAGGTCGACTGCCAGGCGGTCCACTTCGGTTACGCGATCCCGGTGAACGTGGTGCCCGTCGAGGGCAGCCCGGACTTGGTCCAACTGGTGCTGGACCAGTCGACCGAGCTGAGCAGCCGGGTGGCCAGCTTCCTGCTAGACCATCACCCGCAGCTGCGCGAGCAGCGCCGGCAATCGGAGCCGCTGGAGGAGGAACCGTGGCCGGAGATGGCCGCGACCGCGAAGCACGACCTGCGTCGGAAGTTCCCGACGGAGACGTCCAGCTCCGGCGACGAGGACATCGCCGCGATCGCCAAGCAGATCAGCGACCACGCGGAGGCGATCTATCAGACCTGGAAGAGCCGCGGCCTGGCGCCCACCGAGATACTGAATTGCCACAGCAATGCGACTGCCGCGGACAAGTTCGGCACCGCGCTCACGCCGTCGAACGCCGGCAAAACCTCGCCCACCAGCGCCACCTCTCCCACCGCGGTGGACATCCTGGTCCAGTCGCCGAACCTCGACAATGGGAACCTGGAGAAGCTGGTGAACAACTTCGTCGTGGAGGACAAGGCGAGGATAGCGGCCTCCAGGCAGAGATCGCCGTCTAAGACTCTACCCTCCTCGATACAGTTCGCCCTGCAGAAGTTCGAGAGGAACTCCAgccaacagcagcaacagccgCAGCAGCCGCAAACGTCTCCCTTGAAGAACAGCACCGTCGGCAGTCAACCGAAGGCGAAGCAGCCGAACGCGTTGCTCTCGCCGACCTCCCCTTTCGCCAACAAACCCTCGCAAATCGTGAAGCCTCAGGTCTCCACGAAGACACCGCCCGGTGCTCACCACAGGGAGGTGTTTCTGGAGACTATAGAGACCACGTTCCCGGCGGATCTCACGCCGACGAAGGTCGCGCAGCAGAAGAGGCCCGCCAGCACCGTGATCACGTCGCCGACCGCCTCGAGTCTGGAGAACGCCTCCAACTCGGTCAACTCCGGCCTGACCACGTGGCCGCTGAAGAACAAGCTGAACGACACCAAGAGAATCGCCGAACCCTCCTCCGGCAGATCCCAGCTGGAGATGAAGCCGCTGGCGAAGGAAGACAAGAGGAACAGCGGCTCGAACTCCAGCGTGTACATGGACGAGGTCGCCCGCGAGGAGGAGCGGCTGATAAACGCGTTGAAAACGGGCTCGGTGATCACCGAGGAGCCCGTGGAGAGGACGGTGCCTCTGGCTAGGCAGAAGCCGGCCATCAAGCGGGAGAAGCCGAAGGTGGAGCCGGTCAAGCCGATCATAATCGGGCACAATCATCACGGGAGCGGCCTAGTGCCGGCTTCCGCGGCGATGGTGAACAACGTGGTCTCCGCTTCGCCCGGGGCTGCCGCGAGCACCGTGCCGGACGCCAAGTCTCTGACCAAGGACGATCTGTCGAGCATGTCCGTGGTGGACTACGCGAAGGTCCGTTACAGAGCCGCTCAGCAGAACCCTCCCACGCAGCAGAGGCTGGAGGAGCAGAAGACGAATAGCGTGCCGGCGTTCAATTCCACGGAGCAATTGGTCTCGACCACCAGGTCGAAATTCGAGACAGAGATCAGAAAGGACAAGGAGGCTAGCAAAGAGGACAAGGACCCGGTCACGTCTAGATGGGGGCCGAGAATCAACACGCCCAGACCGAGGATCGAGCAAGTGCCTCATCCAGAGCTCACCACTCAACAGAAACAGCATATCAGAGCAGCGGCTGCCACCGGAACCGGCAACAACCCTATCAGACCGTTCTTGACTAGGGGTTCCGTCGCGGAGCGAGTGCTCATCTTCGAGAAATGCCCCAGCGAGCTGTTGCTCGACAAACGGGGCCCAAGGCAGCCGGCCATTAACACTTGGAGGACCGGGCACGAGGTTCAGAACAAGGCTCAG ACGTACGCGAAAGACAAGAGCCAGCAGAAGAATCTGCCGCCCCACACGACGCTACAGAGGCACGTGAAAGCGAACAGGAACGTCCACATACCGAG ATTTTACTTCCCCGGCGGGAAACCGTTGTCATTGTCTCAAGTGGAGGCGACCGTCGCGAAAATTACCGCTGCGTTCCAGTCCTTGCCGGGCCATCGCGCCTCTCGAGCCCAATTTCACGCTATCACCAAG GCGTGCGATTTGCCGCTTTACTGGAAAGTGCCGCTCTTCCTGGCAGCTGGCGGCGATCAGACCGGCTACGTAGAGATGAACGCCTTCCTCGATTTCTGGAAGGA AATGTCGAACACCCACCACGACGCGGCCAGCAAATTCATCAGAATCACCACCCGCGGCCTGAGGAACAACATACTCCCCGAGGATCTGATCCCGCTGGTGCAGGACGTGGTCGAGACTCATCCCGGTTTAACTTTCCTGAAAGAGGCCACTGAGTTCCATTCGCGCTACGTACACACG GTGATCGCCAGGATATTCTACTGCGTGAACCGCAGCTGGAGCGGCAGGATCTCCGTGGCGGAGCTGAGGAGGAGCAACTTATTGTCGGTGATCGCGGTCCTCGAGCACGAGGAGGACATCAACCAAGTCACCGCGTACTTCAGCTACGAGCACTTCTACGTGATCTACTGTAAATTCTGGGAGCTGGACCGGGATCACGATCTCTTCATCGATAAGAAGGACCTGACGAAGCACAACGATCACG CCCTGTCGAAGCGGATGATCGCGAGAATATTCAGCGGCGCCGTGACAAGGGGAGGCGTGAAAAGCGGGAACGGAGTGCAGCAGCCCCAGGACAAGATGAGCTACACGGAGTTCGTGTGGTTCTTGCTCAGCGAGGAGGACAAGAATCATCCCACCGCGATCGAGTATTGGTTTAG GTGTATGGACCTCGACGGCGACGGCTACTTATCAATGTACGAGCTGGAGTACTTTTACGAGGAGCAGCTGCACCGCATGGAGGCGATCGGATTGGAGACGCTGCCGTTCGAGGATTGTCTTTGTCAG ATGCTGGACATGATCAAGCCGGCGACGCCTGGGAAGATATCGCTGAGCGACTTGAAGAGATGCAAGATGACGTCGATATTCTTCGACACGTTCTTCAATCTGGAGAAGTACCTGGATCACGAGCAGAGGGATCCATTCGCGTCCGCGAGGGAGCACGACCCTGATGGCCACGAG CTGTCGGACTGGGACCGATTCGCAGCCGAGGAGTACGAGATGCTGGTAGCCGAAGAGAGTGGTAACGAACAGAACGAACAGAT GCTGTGTGATGATGAAATGTAA
- the Naa20A gene encoding N-alpha-acetyltransferase 20 A, which produces MTTLRPFTCNDLFKFNLVNLDPLTETYGLTFYTHYLAHWPEYFQVAESPSGEIMGYIMGKAEGYRENWHGHITALTVSSNYRRLGLAAMLIKVLEEVSEKKQAYFVDLFVRVSNKVAIKMYQQLGYIVYRTVLEYYNGDPDENAFDMRKALSRDVKKKSVIPLTHPVTPEEVE; this is translated from the exons ATGACGACGCTTAGACCTTTTACGTGCAACGATTTGTTTAAGTTTAACCTCGT taACTTAGATCCTCTTACGGAGACA taTGGACTTACTTTTTATACACATTATCTGGCCCATTGGCCAGAATATTTTCAAGTAGCAGAATCACCGAGTGGAGAAATTATGGGTTATA TTATGGGAAAGGCAGAAGGATACAGAGAGAATTGGCATGGTCACATAACTGCTCTCACTGTCTCTTCTAATTATAGAAGATTAGGCCTAGCTGCAATGCTCATTAAAGTTTTGGAAGAAGTTTCAGAAAA aAAACAAGCGTATTTTGTGGATCTTTTTGTCAGAGTCAGTAACAAGGTAGCCATCAAGATGTACCAGCAACTGGGATATATCGTATACAGGACTGTTCTGGAATATTATAACGGGGATCCGGATGAAAATGCTTTtg ATATGAGAAAGGCACTTTCCAGAGACGTGAAGAAAAAATCGGTGATACCGCTGACGCATCCGGTAACTCCGGAAGAAGTAgagtga
- the LOC116428396 gene encoding uncharacterized protein LOC116428396 isoform X1 encodes MPAVATSFLTEAASSRRRRREASGSSGVGGGGQLAIEIETIERRVCATRRDLFVPVTVDPRPARAVHCPDLNACLINESRSAQDQVDCQAVHFGYAIPVNVVPVEGSPDLVQLVLDQSTELSSRVASFLLDHHPQLREQRRQSEPLEEEPWPEMAATAKHDLRRKFPTETSSSGDEDIAAIAKQISDHAEAIYQTWKSRGLAPTEILNCHSNATAADKFGTALTPSNAGKTSPTSATSPTAVDILVQSPNLDNGNLEKLVNNFVVEDKARIAASRQRSPSKTLPSSIQFALQKFERNSSQQQQQPQQPQTSPLKNSTVGSQPKAKQPNALLSPTSPFANKPSQIVKPQVSTKTPPGAHHREVFLETIETTFPADLTPTKVAQQKRPASTVITSPTASSLENASNSVNSGLTTWPLKNKLNDTKRIAEPSSGRSQLEMKPLAKEDKRNSGSNSSVYMDEVAREEERLINALKTGSVITEEPVERTVPLARQKPAIKREKPKVEPVKPIIIGHNHHGSGLVPASAAMVNNVVSASPGAAASTVPDAKSLTKDDLSSMSVVDYAKVRYRAAQQNPPTQQRLEEQKTNSVPAFNSTEQLVSTTRSKFETEIRKDKEASKEDKDPVTSRWGPRINTPRPRIEQVPHPELTTQQKQHIRAAAATGTGNNPIRPFLTRGSVAERVLIFEKCPSELLLDKRGPRQPAINTWRTGHEVQNKAQTYAKDKSQQKNLPPHTTLQRHVKANRNVHIPRFYFPGGKPLSLSQVEATVAKITAAFQSLPGHRASRAQFHAITKACDLPLYWKVPLFLAAGGDQTGYVEMNAFLDFWKEMSNTHHDAASKFIRITTRGLRNNILPEDLIPLVQDVVETHPGLTFLKEATEFHSRYVHTVIARIFYCVNRSWSGRISVAELRRSNLLSVIAVLEHEEDINQVTAYFSYEHFYVIYCKFWELDRDHDLFIDKKDLTKHNDHALSKRMIARIFSGAVTRGGVKSGNGVQQPQDKMSYTEFVWFLLSEEDKNHPTAIEYWFRCMDLDGDGYLSMYELEYFYEEQLHRMEAIGLETLPFEDCLCQMLDMIKPATPGKISLSDLKRCKMTSIFFDTFFNLEKYLDHEQRDPFASAREHDPDGHELSDWDRFAAEEYEMLVAEESGNEQNEQMSYDSMSEDVFSQNLDILDGESVDLLQNAEHQDYLDDQSAINSSESVHQSRNQYYDSGDSDDYAESDN; translated from the exons ATGCCAGCAGTGGCGACTTCGTTCTTAACGGAAGCAGCATCGTCGAGGAGGCGTCGGCGTGAGGCGTCGGGCTCGAGCGGTGTCGGTGGCGGCGGACAGCTGGCGATAGAGATCGAGACGATCGAGCGCCGGGTCTGCGCGACCCGACGCGACCTCTTCGTCCCGGTGACCGTCGACCCTCGGCCGGCGCGCGCCGTCCACTGTCCGGACCTGAACGCCTGCCTGATCAACGAGAGCCGCTCGGCGCAAGATCAGGTCGACTGCCAGGCGGTCCACTTCGGTTACGCGATCCCGGTGAACGTGGTGCCCGTCGAGGGCAGCCCGGACTTGGTCCAACTGGTGCTGGACCAGTCGACCGAGCTGAGCAGCCGGGTGGCCAGCTTCCTGCTAGACCATCACCCGCAGCTGCGCGAGCAGCGCCGGCAATCGGAGCCGCTGGAGGAGGAACCGTGGCCGGAGATGGCCGCGACCGCGAAGCACGACCTGCGTCGGAAGTTCCCGACGGAGACGTCCAGCTCCGGCGACGAGGACATCGCCGCGATCGCCAAGCAGATCAGCGACCACGCGGAGGCGATCTATCAGACCTGGAAGAGCCGCGGCCTGGCGCCCACCGAGATACTGAATTGCCACAGCAATGCGACTGCCGCGGACAAGTTCGGCACCGCGCTCACGCCGTCGAACGCCGGCAAAACCTCGCCCACCAGCGCCACCTCTCCCACCGCGGTGGACATCCTGGTCCAGTCGCCGAACCTCGACAATGGGAACCTGGAGAAGCTGGTGAACAACTTCGTCGTGGAGGACAAGGCGAGGATAGCGGCCTCCAGGCAGAGATCGCCGTCTAAGACTCTACCCTCCTCGATACAGTTCGCCCTGCAGAAGTTCGAGAGGAACTCCAgccaacagcagcaacagccgCAGCAGCCGCAAACGTCTCCCTTGAAGAACAGCACCGTCGGCAGTCAACCGAAGGCGAAGCAGCCGAACGCGTTGCTCTCGCCGACCTCCCCTTTCGCCAACAAACCCTCGCAAATCGTGAAGCCTCAGGTCTCCACGAAGACACCGCCCGGTGCTCACCACAGGGAGGTGTTTCTGGAGACTATAGAGACCACGTTCCCGGCGGATCTCACGCCGACGAAGGTCGCGCAGCAGAAGAGGCCCGCCAGCACCGTGATCACGTCGCCGACCGCCTCGAGTCTGGAGAACGCCTCCAACTCGGTCAACTCCGGCCTGACCACGTGGCCGCTGAAGAACAAGCTGAACGACACCAAGAGAATCGCCGAACCCTCCTCCGGCAGATCCCAGCTGGAGATGAAGCCGCTGGCGAAGGAAGACAAGAGGAACAGCGGCTCGAACTCCAGCGTGTACATGGACGAGGTCGCCCGCGAGGAGGAGCGGCTGATAAACGCGTTGAAAACGGGCTCGGTGATCACCGAGGAGCCCGTGGAGAGGACGGTGCCTCTGGCTAGGCAGAAGCCGGCCATCAAGCGGGAGAAGCCGAAGGTGGAGCCGGTCAAGCCGATCATAATCGGGCACAATCATCACGGGAGCGGCCTAGTGCCGGCTTCCGCGGCGATGGTGAACAACGTGGTCTCCGCTTCGCCCGGGGCTGCCGCGAGCACCGTGCCGGACGCCAAGTCTCTGACCAAGGACGATCTGTCGAGCATGTCCGTGGTGGACTACGCGAAGGTCCGTTACAGAGCCGCTCAGCAGAACCCTCCCACGCAGCAGAGGCTGGAGGAGCAGAAGACGAATAGCGTGCCGGCGTTCAATTCCACGGAGCAATTGGTCTCGACCACCAGGTCGAAATTCGAGACAGAGATCAGAAAGGACAAGGAGGCTAGCAAAGAGGACAAGGACCCGGTCACGTCTAGATGGGGGCCGAGAATCAACACGCCCAGACCGAGGATCGAGCAAGTGCCTCATCCAGAGCTCACCACTCAACAGAAACAGCATATCAGAGCAGCGGCTGCCACCGGAACCGGCAACAACCCTATCAGACCGTTCTTGACTAGGGGTTCCGTCGCGGAGCGAGTGCTCATCTTCGAGAAATGCCCCAGCGAGCTGTTGCTCGACAAACGGGGCCCAAGGCAGCCGGCCATTAACACTTGGAGGACCGGGCACGAGGTTCAGAACAAGGCTCAG ACGTACGCGAAAGACAAGAGCCAGCAGAAGAATCTGCCGCCCCACACGACGCTACAGAGGCACGTGAAAGCGAACAGGAACGTCCACATACCGAG ATTTTACTTCCCCGGCGGGAAACCGTTGTCATTGTCTCAAGTGGAGGCGACCGTCGCGAAAATTACCGCTGCGTTCCAGTCCTTGCCGGGCCATCGCGCCTCTCGAGCCCAATTTCACGCTATCACCAAG GCGTGCGATTTGCCGCTTTACTGGAAAGTGCCGCTCTTCCTGGCAGCTGGCGGCGATCAGACCGGCTACGTAGAGATGAACGCCTTCCTCGATTTCTGGAAGGA AATGTCGAACACCCACCACGACGCGGCCAGCAAATTCATCAGAATCACCACCCGCGGCCTGAGGAACAACATACTCCCCGAGGATCTGATCCCGCTGGTGCAGGACGTGGTCGAGACTCATCCCGGTTTAACTTTCCTGAAAGAGGCCACTGAGTTCCATTCGCGCTACGTACACACG GTGATCGCCAGGATATTCTACTGCGTGAACCGCAGCTGGAGCGGCAGGATCTCCGTGGCGGAGCTGAGGAGGAGCAACTTATTGTCGGTGATCGCGGTCCTCGAGCACGAGGAGGACATCAACCAAGTCACCGCGTACTTCAGCTACGAGCACTTCTACGTGATCTACTGTAAATTCTGGGAGCTGGACCGGGATCACGATCTCTTCATCGATAAGAAGGACCTGACGAAGCACAACGATCACG CCCTGTCGAAGCGGATGATCGCGAGAATATTCAGCGGCGCCGTGACAAGGGGAGGCGTGAAAAGCGGGAACGGAGTGCAGCAGCCCCAGGACAAGATGAGCTACACGGAGTTCGTGTGGTTCTTGCTCAGCGAGGAGGACAAGAATCATCCCACCGCGATCGAGTATTGGTTTAG GTGTATGGACCTCGACGGCGACGGCTACTTATCAATGTACGAGCTGGAGTACTTTTACGAGGAGCAGCTGCACCGCATGGAGGCGATCGGATTGGAGACGCTGCCGTTCGAGGATTGTCTTTGTCAG ATGCTGGACATGATCAAGCCGGCGACGCCTGGGAAGATATCGCTGAGCGACTTGAAGAGATGCAAGATGACGTCGATATTCTTCGACACGTTCTTCAATCTGGAGAAGTACCTGGATCACGAGCAGAGGGATCCATTCGCGTCCGCGAGGGAGCACGACCCTGATGGCCACGAG CTGTCGGACTGGGACCGATTCGCAGCCGAGGAGTACGAGATGCTGGTAGCCGAAGAGAGTGGTAACGAACAGAACGAACAGAT GTCTTACGATTCCATGTCGGAGGACGTGTTCTCCCAGAACCTGGATATACTGGACGGTGAATCGGTGGATCTGCTCCAGAACGCCGAGCACCAGGACTACCTCGACGACCAATCAGCGATCAATTCGTCGGAGTCCGTTCATCAGTCCAGAAATCAGTACTACGACAGCGGCGACAGCGACGATTACGCCGAGAGCGACAACTGA